In Fusarium oxysporum f. sp. lycopersici 4287 chromosome 2, whole genome shotgun sequence, a genomic segment contains:
- a CDS encoding solute carrier family 25, member 46, protein MSSADTPDSAIEARVVDKLKTIAPAPEPKDDSKAGASSGLAQQLRAFAAGGFGGLCAVVVGHPFDLVKVRLQTAERGVYSSAIDVVRKSIARDGLRRGLYAGVSAPLVGVTPMFAVSFWGYDLGKQIVRGVSEVPAEGLTIAQISTAGFISAIPMTAITAPFERIKVILQVQGQKQLAPGEKPKYNGGVDVVRQLYKEGGIRSVFRGSAATLARDGPGSAAYFAAYEYIKRKMTPIDPLTGKPSGQLSLSAITCAGAAAGVAMWIPVFPIDTVKSRLQTSEGNVSVGSIVRELYGKGGVKAFFPGFGPALARAVPANAATFLGVELAHQAMNKVFG, encoded by the exons ATGTCTTCCGCCGATACCCCAGACTCCGCCATCGAGGCCCGTGTCGTAGACAAGCTGAAGACCATCGCGCCCGCTCCTGAACCAAAGGATGACTCCAAGGCCGGCGCATCCTCTGGCCTCGCTCAGCAGCTTCGCGCCTTTGCGGCTGGTGGTTTCGGTGGTCTCTGCGCTGTCGTAGTGGGACATCCTttcgatcttgtcaaggTCCGCCTTCAAACCGCTGAGCGAGGTGTTTACTCCTCTGCCATCGATGTTGTTCGCAAGAGTATTGCTCGTGATGGTCTGCGAAGAGGTCTTTACGCTGGCGTAAGCGCGCCTCTTGTCGGTGTCACACCTATGT TTGCTGTGTCCTTTTGGGGTTACGACCTCGGCAAGCAAATCGTCCGAGGTGTCAGTGAAGTCCCCGCAGAGGGCCTCACAATCGCCCAGATCTCAACCGCCGGCTTCATCTCCGCCATTCCCATGACCGCCATCACAGCACCCTTCGAGCGCATCAAGGTCATCCTCCAAGTCCAGGGTCAGAAGCAGCTTGCTCCTGGCGAGAAGCCCAAGTATAACGGAGGCGTTGACGTCGTCCGCCAGCTCTACAAGGAGGGCGGTATCCGCAGCGTCTTCCGCGGCAGCGCTGCTACTCTCGCCCGTGACGGCCCCGGTTCTGCTGCCTACTTTGCCGCCTACGAGTACATCAAGCGAAAGATGACACCGATTGATCCCCTCACTGGAAAGCCCAGCGGCCAGCTCAGTCTCAGTGCTATCACATGCGCTGGAGCTGCCGCTGGAGTTGCCATGTGGATACCTGTCTTCCCCATCGATACGGTCAAGTCTCGTCTGCAGACCTCGGAGGGCAACGTCTCCGTTGGTAGCATCGTTCGTGAACTCTACGGAAAGGGTGGTGTCAAGGCATTCTTCCCTGGATTTGGTCCTGCCCTTGCTCGTGCTGTGCCCGCCAACGCTGCTACTTTCCTCGGTGTCGAGCTGGCTCACCAGGCCATGAACAAGGTCTTCGGCTAG
- a CDS encoding beta-1,4-mannosyltransferase, with protein sequence MSAAFIVSVIAGALSCVFLVWLIRGLAILIPTRYQPSQKAEDDHIQILVVGDVGRSPRMQYHALSVAKHGRNVDIVGYKETSRHPDLIGNPRVTMYALPPQPEVLQWGTLPFFLNIPLKVLWQFWGLFSTLMYDAPAAKWIIIQNPPSIPTFHVALLVSFLRGSKLVVDWHNYGYTILAQGKWYVKPLVPVYRWYETGFGRYLGDINLSVTDAMARQLKEKPFNLKRSVLTLHDRPAQVFQPILSTAKRLAFLSRLAETKDIAKDIVDGAVRLIVSSTSWTPDEDFGLLLDALVSYASSAEASPILAIITGKGPQKELYLEKIKTLQEGGKLPGVRIITAWLSTRDYASLLASADLGISLHKSSSGVDLPMKVVDMFGAGLPVAAYSAFESFSELVKEGQNGCGFETSSELAEILARLLSFSGQEELARLKKGAVSEGSLRWDQEWDRVVGKVIGLVGEESI encoded by the exons atgTCAGCCGCTTTTATTGTTTCCGTTATTGCTGGCGCTCTCAGCTGTGTCTTCCTGGTATGGCTGATACGTGGTCTTGCGATCCTTATTCCTACTCGCTATCAGCCATCTCAGAAAGCTGAAGATGATCATATTCAGATTCTTGTCGTCGGCGACGTCGGGCGCAGTCCTCGCATGCAATATCATGCTTTGAGTGTTGCCAAACATGGTCGCAATGTCGATATCGTGGGCTACAAAG AAACCTCAAGACATCCCGATCTCATCGGGAATCCTCGCGTCACTATGTATGCACTCCCACCACAACCTGAGGTCCTTCAATGGGGAACATTGCCCTTCTTTCTCAACATTCCTCTCAAGGTTTTATGGCAGTTCTGGGGCTTGTTCAGTACCTTGATGTACGATGCTCCTGCTGCAAAATGGATCATCATTCAA AACCCTCCCTCAATTCCAACTTTTCATGTTGCACTCTTGGTTTCCTTCCTACGAGGCAGTAAGCTTGTAGTGGACTGGCATAATTATGGCTACACCATTCTGGCGCAAGGGAAGTGGTATGTTAAGCCATTGGTTCCTGTGTACCGTTGGTATGAAACCGGCTTCGGACGCTATCTGGGAGATATCAACCTTTCTGTCACCGATGCTATGGCCCGCcagctcaaggagaagccTTTCAACCTGAAGCGTTCTGTCCTCACACTTCATGACCGACCTGCTCAGGTGTTCCAACCTATTCTCTCTACTGCAAAACGTCTGGCCTTTTTGTCTCGACTTGCAGAGACTAAAGACATTGCCAAGGATATTGTCGATGGAGCAGTACGGCTTATCGTGAGTAGCACTTCCTGGACGCCAGACGAGGACTTTGGTCTGCTCCTGGATGCTCTCGTCTCCTATGCCAGTTCTGCCGAGGCCTCGCCCATCCTAGCTATAATTACTGGTAAGGGTCCGCAAAAAGAACTCTATCTTGAAAAAATCAAGACACTTCAGGAGGGGGGTAAACTGCCTGGCGTTCGTATCATAACAGCGTGGCTTTCTACGAGGGACTATGCTTCACTTCTTGCTTCGGCAGACCTTGGCATCTCGCTGCATAAGTCCAGCTCGGGCGTTGATCTTCCCATGAAGGTGGTGGACATGTTTGGTGCTGGTCTCCCTGTCGCAGCATACTCGGCTTTTGAGAGCTTCAGCGAGCTTGTCAAGGAAGGTCAAAATGGCTGTGGTTTCGAAACTTCATCAGAATTGGCGGAGATTCTCGCGAGACTTCTGAGCTTTTCTGGACAAGAGGAGTTGGCTCGTTTGAAGAAGGGTGCAGTTAGTGAAGGCTCTCTGAGGTGGGATCAGGAATGGGACCGCGTAGTTGGCAAAGTCATTGGGCTTGTTGGTGAAGAGAGCATTTAG
- a CDS encoding ubiquitin-conjugating enzyme E2 G1 — protein sequence MAASSAPAASLLKRQLKEMQAGKDIPGISCGLVNDNNIFEWEVMLMISDDCKYYGGGNFRARLSFPSSYPHMPPSLTFQDPIPFHPNIYENGKLCISILHPPEEDEYGYEAASERWSPVQTPETILLSTISLFHSPNDESPANVEAARMFREEREGKNKDFRRRCRKCVRESLGED from the exons ATGGCCGCTAGTTCTGCTCCAGCAGCTTCGTTGCTCAAGCGACAACTCAAAGAGATGCAGGCTGGCAAGGATATTCCAGGCATCTCATGCGGCCTCGTAAACGATAACAACATCTTTGAGTGGGAGGTGATGCTCATGATTAGCGACGACTGCAAATACTACGGCG GAGGCAACTTCCGGGCTCGTCTATCCTTTCCGTCGAGTTACCCTCACATGCCACCTTCACTCACATTTCAAGACCCCATTCCTTTCCATCCGAATATCTACGAAAACGGCAAGCTCTGCATTTCTATCCTCCATCCTCCCGAGGAAGACGAGTATGGTTACGAAGCAGCCTCTGAACGCTGGAGCCCTGTCCAGACACCCGAAACTATTCTTCTCAGCACCATCAGTCTTTTCCACAGCCCCAACGACGAGAGCCCTGCCAATGTGGAGGCTGCACGTATGTTCCGCGAGGAGAGGGAgggcaagaacaaggactTCCGAAGACGCTGCAGAAAGTGCGTGAGGGAGAGCTTGGGAGAGGATTAG
- a CDS encoding diphthine synthase (At least one base has a quality score < 10), with amino-acid sequence MLYLVGLGLSDETDITVKGLEVVKKASRVYLEAYTSILLVEQSVLESYYGRSITVADREMVESNSDEILRNAQNEDVAFLVVGDPFGATTHTDLVLRARELEIPVRTVPNASIMSGIGACGLQLYNFGQTVSMVFFTDTWKPASFYDRIKENRQIGLHTLVLVDIKVKEAESREYGPRSSEIEDERKEGVYPKDSLAIGAARVGGKTEKFVAGTLEELCSTDEELGPPLHSLVLLGRRTHELELDYVRQFAVDKEKWDRLWKAEYGKQL; translated from the exons ATGTTGTACCTCGTAGGACTTGGTCTCTCTGACGAGACAGATATTACTGTCAAGGGCCTTGAGGTCGTCAAGAAAGCCTCCAGGGTCTATCTGGAGGCTTATACTAGCATTTTGCTTGTCGAGCAATCTGTCTTG GAATCGTACTATGGACGATCCATCACTGTAGCTGACCGTGAGATGGTTGAGTCAAACAGCGACGAGATTCTCCGAAATGCGCAGAACGAAGATGTTGCAttccttgttgttggagatcCCTTCGG TGCCACTACTCATACGGACCTCGTTCTACGTGCGCGGGAACTCGAAATCCCTGTCCGAACTGTTCCCAACGCCTCCATCATGTCCGGGATCGGCGCATGCGGTCTGCAGCTCTACAACTTTGGACAAACCGTGTCCATGGTTTTCTTCACTGATACATGGAAGCCCGCATCTTTCTACGATCGGATAAAGGAGAACCGTCAAATCGGTTTACACACGCTAGTCTTGGTAGATATCAAGGTTAAGGAGGCAGAGTCTCGAGAATATGGCCCGAGGTCGTCTG agattgaggatgagcGTAAGGAGGGTGTCTATCCCAAGGACAGTCTGGCCATTGGCGCTGCTCGCGTCGGAGGTAAGACGGAGAAGTTCGTGGCTGGTACTTTGGAGGAGCTTTGCTCTACCGACGAGGAACTAGGGCCTCCTCTTCACAGTCTCGTCCTCCTTGGTCGAAGAACACACGAGCTGGAGCTCGACTACGTACGACAGTTTGCGGTTGATAAGGAGAAGTGGGATAGGCTATGGAAAGCTGAGTACGGAAAGCAGCTGTGA
- a CDS encoding protein bli-3 (At least one base has a quality score < 10) translates to MSFSNANTGDAPADPYKKANAEEVPLQTKIEDLVHFITKEKFGMMTTRGSGSGNLVSRCMALAATETGGIDLLFHTNTESGKTDDLDADPHVNVSFINASGEWASIAGNASISTDRSLVSKHYSPTLKAWLGDLGDGVHDGSENDPRIGIIRVKTVSVTYSLVSKNLLSRAADIASSAVTGKPASPNTLREISEGDVRSWRASRE, encoded by the exons ATGTCTTTCTCTAACGCAAACACTGGCGATGCCCCTGCCGATCCTTACAAGAAGGCCAACGCCGAGGAGGTTCCCCTCCAGACCAAGATTGAGGATCTCGTCcacttcatcaccaaggagaagTTTGGTATGATGACCACCCGGGGCTCAGGCTCTGGTAACCTTGTATCTCGCTGCATGGCGCTGGCTGCCACA GAGACTGGAGGTATCGACCTTCTCTTCCACACCAACACGGAGTCTGGCAAGACCGACGACCTCGATGCTGACCCTCACGTCAACGTTTCTTTCATCAACGCCTCCGGAGAGTGGGCTTCCATTGCTGGCAATGCTAGTATTAGCACAGATCGAAGTCTTGTTTCCAAGCACTACAGCCCTACACTCAaggcttggcttggtgatCTCGGTGACGGTGTCCATGATGGCTCCGAGAATGATCCTCGTATCGGAATCATCCGCGTCAAGACAGTATCGGTCACCTATTCGCTCGTTTCCAAGAACCTGCTGAGCCGCGCTGCCGACATTGCTTCCAGCGCCGTCACTGGCAAGCCTGCTTCGCCCAACACATTGAGGGAGATTTCGGAAGGGGATGTGCGATCTTGGCGCGCTTCGCGAGAGTAA